The Acaryochloris thomasi RCC1774 genome contains a region encoding:
- a CDS encoding chorismate transformation enzyme, FkbO/Hyg5 family, whose product MVTQPSIESKESDELKPLYQQKTLQVLFGRGETKCVQTAESIDVHVKIPVLGEESRERIFSCPGRVYQKFGFHILESDDYFIGALTREVEFPLEKATYEVYMDFLELTKNWNLYRVWHYVPYINEETSSLENYRSFCKARSLAFEAFYGEGFDVKLPAASAVGIDDNKLVMYFVAGKEDGKHVENPEQIAAYKYPKRYGPRSPSFARGTVLMRDSKQVGFLSGTASIKSHESVTLSDMTEQLYTTVDNMSLVFEEMGLLFERQSYGNLMPDPVKHDRIFKVYIRRAEDAAHVRELFPKLIMATKDDHIIYLKSDICRFELDIEIEAIIEER is encoded by the coding sequence ATGGTCACACAACCATCCATCGAATCTAAAGAGTCTGATGAACTCAAGCCGCTTTATCAGCAGAAGACGCTTCAGGTCCTCTTTGGACGAGGTGAGACCAAGTGTGTACAAACGGCAGAGAGCATTGACGTCCACGTCAAAATCCCGGTACTGGGTGAAGAAAGTCGAGAACGAATTTTTTCTTGTCCTGGACGCGTTTATCAAAAATTTGGCTTTCATATTTTAGAGAGTGATGATTATTTCATCGGAGCGCTGACACGAGAGGTTGAATTCCCTCTCGAGAAAGCAACCTACGAGGTTTATATGGATTTCTTGGAGCTGACCAAAAACTGGAATTTATACCGGGTCTGGCACTACGTTCCATATATCAATGAAGAGACCTCTTCTCTAGAGAATTATCGCTCTTTCTGTAAAGCACGTTCGCTCGCCTTTGAGGCTTTTTACGGAGAGGGGTTCGATGTCAAACTGCCCGCAGCCTCTGCCGTTGGAATCGATGACAACAAGCTTGTTATGTACTTCGTCGCGGGTAAAGAGGACGGCAAACATGTCGAAAACCCCGAGCAGATTGCGGCATATAAATATCCGAAGCGTTACGGTCCTCGCTCTCCTAGCTTTGCGAGGGGGACTGTTCTTATGCGTGACAGCAAGCAAGTTGGGTTCCTCTCGGGAACGGCTAGTATCAAAAGCCATGAGTCAGTCACGCTATCAGACATGACGGAGCAACTGTATACGACAGTTGACAATATGAGCCTAGTCTTTGAGGAGATGGGGCTTTTGTTTGAGCGTCAGAGCTACGGTAACCTGATGCCCGATCCCGTCAAGCATGACAGAATTTTTAAGGTTTATATAAGGCGAGCAGAAGACGCGGCACATGTTCGAGAGCTTTTCCCAAAGCTGATCATGGCGACTAAAGACGATCACATTATCTACCTTAAATCAGATATTTGCCGATTTGAATTAGATATTGAAATTGAAGCCATTATCGAAGAAAGGTAG
- a CDS encoding type I polyketide synthase: MPDASDHQEKIDIESPGTNDSSADQKGQDFWEAIRAAMEAQKQAPPLEPVSRDQNLPLSFAQERLWFLAKIGSNSAYNIPYTFRLNGSLNPQILEQSLIEVLNRHEALRTYFKEVDGTPIQAVSDSIAGIFETYDLRELSAEQRDERLKQLVQDNINRPFDLGKAPLLRAKLLQLDEDQNVLSLCINHIVFDGWSEGLFFSELGEIYKAHQIKQPATVPDLPIQYADFSNWQRSWIATGALAPQISYWEQQLEGCPSVILPVDHEQPSFPAMAGTRQSLTLPSSLKTALESLAKDSGTTLFVTLLAAFQTLLYRYVGQEDITVCSPVAGRNRPEIQKLIGYFNNIIPLRCQLSGNPSFKELLDRVRVTSLDAFKHQDVPFQQLGDIQGLLLPSISKVLFALLNTQNQPFQLPDVQIEAMVAPERNADFDLSFFWEEGEDGLVGALEYKTDLFEAETIAAFLRNYQSLLNGIVESPEQEIASIELAEAISYTPRQPVKPAGSTNVTPQTTVEKQILEVWQDVLGLTDVGIHDNFFEIGGGSLLLAQVHQRLTSLFESDFSPIELFKSPTVHSLAQFLTAAPSTGSSFQAVKDRVQRQKQRRNQGFEGDATSSVEGIAIVGLAGRFPGADTVEQFWQNLCDGVESLTAFTDEELLAAGVDPTLLSQPGYVKSGPIIDDIELFDEYFFGFSPREASALDPQHRIMLECAWEALENAGYDPDTFPGRIGVYAGALFSSYWHNNLLSRPDFIQSMGAGPVEIANDKDFVATRISYKLDLKGPAFSVNTACSTSLVATHLACQSLLSGECDMAMAGGVTINVPHRIGHPFEEGWIESADGHCRPFDAEAQGTVLGNGAGIVVLKRLEDALADGDHIYSVIRSTALNNDGSLKVGYTAPSVDGQADVVAEAHALAGVEPESISYIETHGTGTQMGDPIEVAALTKVFREQTEQQGFCALGSIKSNIGHLNRAAGVAGLIKATLALKHKQIPPVVNFETPNPQLDLENSPFYINKELLPWETNGGPRRAGLSSFGVGGTNAHAVLEESPKIDASGESRSWQLLVLSGKTEEALAAAVENFAIYLRETPIENLADVAYTSKVGRRAFEYRTAVVCERGEDAIATLTTWEPEEAIYAPDTHQPSIVFMLSGQGAQYVNMGRDLYETERVYRETVDRCAEILEPHLGLDLREIIYNTSGDAAANTELLKQTNITQPALFVTEYAVAQLWMAWGIQPQAMIGHSIGEYTAACLAGVFSLEEALALVAERGRLMQSLPSGSMLTVFLPEDEVEALLNDQLALATSNAPSLCTVAGPAEAIDALKQKLEDESIDFRTLHTSHAFHSFMMDPILEPFTERVRQVQLNPPQIPYISNVTGTWITDAEATDPSYWANHLRSTVRFTAGVKELLEDETRVLLEVGPGRMLKSLASKQTGAERVVLSSIRHPKEEASDVGFVLETVGQLWQAGVKLDWAGFYVDEQRYRVPLPTYPFQRHRHWIDPAPKIQGQALPSDARSQTMHPLLGQRLHLAGMTNICFESQVSPAIPAFLNDHCLFETAVMPATGYLEMALAAGSSLIQSETLAVEDVKVQRALALSDDETQTLQCVLNAEGNQSYSFQVFSLKELKQTEPVWTLHASGNVRVPQELEVPPVDLTALKAAHTETIAAAAHYQKFADQGIGYGETFQGVKQLWTQPQQVLGEIELPASVASEIKQFKLHPALLDSCLQVVGALFSGEDSDDTYVPVSLAALDLYRAPETHLWCHAEQLQRDDQSLTATLTLLDDHGNVVARIRDLALRRASREALMRSLQQNVEDWLYEYAWEPQEVGAGDVAKIPNNWLIFMDQAQVGENLATSLQDKGHHCKLIASGSAYGRQGDRYTVNPEAPEDVQQLLSNLDLKREGGYGVVHLGSLDQATKAVSTLTLPEIQKTQVKTCGGVLHLVQALSQANVSAGVWLVTAGAQAVGQVPESVQVQQSPLWGLGRVIALEHPELHCKMVDLDPFAAANKAEALLAEVTGVDLEKQVAYRQDVRYTARLVRRTEQKKAEQPFQLKLKEYGILENLTLEPLQRPTPGPAQVEVKVQATGLNFKDVLTVLGKLQDYFKTLGLEDPENMPFGYECAGTVTSVGDGVTDFAVGDAVIVAIATNCLSSHVIADAQFVIPKPVELSFEEAATVPTNYLTAYYGLHTLAEIKAGDRILIHAAAGGVGQAAVQLAQRAGAEVFATASPGKWDFLKSMGVQHVMNSRTLDFADEVLSLTNGEGVDVVLNSLAGDFMTKTFDTIGRGGRFLELGKIGLWTQEEAKALGKDINYMPYDLGDDIAVPQPARIKEMLTVLMAAFQDGSLRPLPFTAFPMQDYIGAFRFMAQAKHIGKVVISQPPQSPTKTEVVREDATYLVTGGLGALGLEIAKWLSKQGAKHVALTGRRGASPTAQAVIDQLQEAGTQVHVVAADVSKAEAVERTLKEIEPYPALRGIIHAAGVIDDGLLVSQSCDRILEVMEPKVNGAWHLHKLTQKHPLDFMVFFSSVAALLGAQGQGNYAAANAFMDALAHYRQSLGLPGLSLSWGPWAEVGMAASMSEQDRARLSSQGISSIPVEQGLQALEQMIAESRSHVGVLPVNWSTFIQRFSGEAYTSLLSELASPISAAASAEGSDSIQIDELLQQLKTASEEESLSLLLKYLQVQSAEVLGLPASRRPKSKDSLNRLGLDSLMGVELRTRLQSQLQIDVAMEQLIGGSTLQELTGELLHKLRVANILLPESTPSEELEEEEMEEFFI; this comes from the coding sequence GTGCCAGACGCATCAGACCATCAAGAAAAAATCGATATTGAAAGTCCTGGCACTAATGACTCATCCGCTGACCAGAAAGGACAGGACTTCTGGGAAGCTATTCGAGCCGCTATGGAGGCGCAAAAGCAAGCTCCACCCTTAGAACCGGTCAGTCGGGACCAGAATCTACCGCTCTCCTTTGCTCAAGAGCGTCTTTGGTTCCTGGCTAAGATTGGGTCAAATAGTGCCTACAATATTCCCTACACTTTTCGGCTCAACGGCTCCTTGAATCCGCAAATTCTTGAGCAGAGCCTGATTGAGGTATTGAATCGTCATGAGGCTTTAAGAACCTACTTTAAAGAGGTGGATGGGACACCGATACAGGCTGTCTCAGACAGTATTGCCGGTATTTTTGAAACCTATGATTTAAGGGAGTTGTCGGCTGAGCAACGGGACGAAAGGCTCAAGCAGCTCGTTCAGGACAACATCAATCGGCCCTTTGACTTGGGCAAAGCACCTCTTCTAAGAGCTAAGCTACTTCAACTGGATGAAGACCAGAACGTACTGAGTCTATGCATTAACCACATTGTTTTCGATGGCTGGTCAGAGGGATTATTCTTCTCTGAGCTAGGAGAAATTTACAAGGCCCATCAGATAAAACAGCCTGCAACGGTCCCGGATCTGCCGATTCAATATGCTGATTTCTCGAACTGGCAGCGTAGCTGGATTGCCACCGGTGCTTTAGCGCCACAAATATCTTACTGGGAACAGCAGCTAGAGGGCTGTCCATCCGTTATTTTACCTGTCGACCACGAACAACCCTCTTTCCCGGCAATGGCAGGGACTCGACAATCTCTGACGCTGCCGTCCTCTCTGAAGACTGCTTTAGAGTCTCTCGCAAAAGATTCAGGAACAACGCTTTTTGTCACTCTTTTAGCTGCATTCCAAACGCTTCTGTATCGATATGTCGGCCAGGAAGATATCACGGTTTGCTCGCCAGTTGCCGGTCGCAATCGGCCAGAGATTCAGAAGTTGATTGGGTACTTCAACAACATTATTCCCCTGCGGTGTCAGCTATCGGGCAATCCAAGCTTCAAGGAACTGCTGGATCGCGTTCGCGTGACATCATTGGATGCCTTTAAGCATCAAGATGTGCCGTTTCAGCAATTGGGAGACATTCAGGGTCTTTTACTCCCTTCAATCTCGAAGGTTCTGTTTGCGTTGCTCAACACCCAAAATCAGCCCTTTCAGCTGCCGGATGTTCAGATTGAGGCGATGGTAGCACCTGAGAGAAATGCTGACTTCGACCTATCTTTTTTCTGGGAGGAAGGAGAGGACGGGCTAGTCGGCGCTTTAGAATACAAAACGGATTTATTTGAAGCTGAGACAATCGCGGCATTTCTCAGAAACTATCAGTCTCTACTAAACGGCATCGTTGAAAGTCCTGAGCAGGAGATTGCCTCGATTGAGCTGGCAGAGGCCATCAGCTACACGCCGCGTCAACCCGTTAAGCCGGCGGGGAGCACAAACGTTACGCCTCAGACTACGGTAGAAAAACAGATTCTTGAGGTCTGGCAGGATGTACTGGGTCTAACGGATGTCGGGATTCACGATAATTTCTTTGAAATTGGGGGCGGTTCACTGCTACTCGCCCAAGTCCATCAACGGTTGACAAGCCTTTTTGAATCTGACTTTTCCCCAATTGAGCTATTTAAGTCTCCGACCGTTCATTCTTTAGCGCAGTTTTTAACGGCGGCTCCATCGACGGGATCTTCTTTTCAGGCTGTCAAAGATAGAGTGCAGCGCCAAAAGCAGCGCCGCAACCAGGGGTTCGAGGGTGATGCTACGTCAAGCGTGGAGGGCATTGCCATCGTCGGCTTGGCAGGGCGTTTCCCTGGGGCTGATACTGTTGAGCAGTTCTGGCAGAATCTTTGTGATGGCGTAGAGTCGCTGACTGCTTTTACAGACGAGGAGCTGTTGGCCGCTGGCGTTGATCCGACTTTGTTGAGCCAGCCGGGATATGTCAAGTCAGGCCCGATTATCGACGATATCGAACTGTTCGATGAGTACTTCTTTGGATTCAGTCCTCGGGAGGCTTCTGCGCTTGATCCCCAGCATCGAATCATGTTGGAGTGCGCTTGGGAAGCTCTAGAGAATGCAGGCTACGATCCGGATACCTTCCCTGGCAGAATTGGGGTCTATGCTGGTGCTCTGTTCAGCAGCTATTGGCACAATAATCTTCTGTCTCGTCCAGACTTTATCCAGTCGATGGGGGCGGGTCCGGTGGAGATTGCCAACGATAAAGATTTTGTCGCCACTCGGATCTCGTACAAGCTCGATCTGAAAGGGCCTGCATTCTCTGTGAATACGGCCTGCTCGACTTCTTTAGTTGCCACACACTTAGCTTGCCAGAGCCTCCTCAGTGGTGAATGCGATATGGCGATGGCGGGAGGCGTGACCATTAATGTGCCCCATCGAATAGGCCATCCCTTTGAGGAAGGTTGGATTGAGTCAGCCGATGGTCACTGCCGTCCCTTTGATGCTGAGGCGCAGGGAACTGTTCTTGGTAATGGAGCTGGAATTGTTGTTCTAAAACGTCTTGAGGACGCTTTGGCTGACGGTGATCATATTTATTCTGTGATCAGAAGTACGGCGCTCAATAATGATGGCTCGTTGAAGGTTGGCTACACGGCCCCTAGCGTTGATGGTCAAGCAGATGTAGTTGCTGAGGCTCACGCTCTGGCTGGAGTTGAGCCTGAGAGTATTTCCTACATTGAGACCCACGGTACAGGAACCCAAATGGGCGATCCCATTGAGGTGGCAGCTTTAACCAAAGTCTTTCGTGAGCAAACCGAACAACAGGGATTCTGTGCCCTGGGATCTATCAAAAGCAATATTGGTCATCTGAATCGAGCGGCAGGCGTTGCGGGTTTAATTAAGGCGACCTTGGCGCTCAAGCACAAGCAGATTCCGCCAGTTGTCAACTTTGAAACACCGAATCCTCAGCTTGATCTAGAGAACAGCCCTTTTTACATCAACAAAGAGCTGCTGCCTTGGGAGACGAATGGGGGTCCACGTCGGGCAGGGCTTAGCTCGTTCGGGGTCGGGGGTACCAATGCCCATGCGGTACTGGAAGAATCACCCAAGATAGATGCCTCTGGAGAATCTCGTTCCTGGCAGCTATTGGTGCTTTCTGGCAAGACAGAGGAAGCTCTGGCGGCGGCGGTTGAAAATTTTGCTATCTATCTACGTGAGACTCCGATTGAAAATCTAGCTGATGTTGCCTACACATCAAAGGTGGGTCGGCGAGCGTTCGAATATCGGACAGCAGTGGTTTGTGAACGTGGGGAGGATGCGATCGCAACCCTAACCACATGGGAACCCGAAGAAGCCATCTACGCCCCCGACACCCATCAGCCTTCGATTGTCTTTATGCTGTCGGGACAGGGCGCTCAATACGTCAATATGGGCCGCGATCTCTACGAAACAGAGCGCGTTTACAGAGAAACAGTCGATCGCTGCGCAGAAATCCTAGAGCCGCACCTTGGCCTAGATCTACGCGAAATCATTTACAACACCTCGGGAGATGCTGCAGCCAACACCGAGCTCCTGAAGCAAACTAACATCACTCAGCCTGCGCTCTTTGTCACAGAGTATGCCGTTGCTCAGCTCTGGATGGCTTGGGGCATTCAGCCGCAGGCCATGATTGGCCACAGCATTGGCGAATATACGGCGGCTTGCTTAGCGGGCGTCTTCTCGCTAGAAGAAGCGTTGGCGCTCGTTGCAGAACGGGGCCGGTTGATGCAGTCCCTGCCGTCAGGCTCGATGCTGACCGTTTTCTTGCCAGAAGATGAAGTCGAAGCACTGTTGAATGATCAGCTCGCTCTGGCGACCAGTAATGCTCCATCTCTATGTACCGTGGCCGGACCTGCAGAGGCTATTGATGCTCTCAAGCAGAAGCTGGAAGACGAAAGTATTGACTTCCGAACCCTGCACACATCCCACGCTTTTCACTCCTTCATGATGGATCCTATCCTGGAGCCTTTCACTGAGCGGGTGCGACAGGTGCAGCTCAATCCGCCTCAGATTCCCTACATTTCAAACGTGACGGGAACTTGGATTACAGATGCAGAAGCTACTGATCCTAGCTACTGGGCGAACCATCTCCGATCCACGGTGCGCTTCACCGCTGGAGTCAAGGAACTGTTAGAGGATGAAACGCGCGTCCTTCTGGAAGTTGGTCCTGGACGGATGCTGAAGTCTCTGGCTTCCAAGCAGACTGGAGCTGAGCGAGTCGTGCTTTCCTCCATTCGCCATCCTAAAGAGGAAGCTTCAGACGTTGGCTTTGTACTCGAAACCGTCGGTCAGCTCTGGCAGGCTGGTGTCAAGCTGGACTGGGCTGGCTTCTATGTTGATGAGCAGCGCTACCGGGTGCCGCTGCCGACCTATCCGTTCCAGCGTCACCGTCACTGGATTGATCCTGCACCAAAAATACAGGGACAGGCTCTTCCCAGTGATGCCCGTAGTCAAACGATGCATCCGCTATTGGGGCAGCGCCTCCATCTAGCTGGGATGACTAACATTTGCTTTGAGTCTCAGGTTAGTCCTGCGATCCCAGCTTTTCTGAACGATCACTGTCTGTTTGAGACAGCGGTGATGCCCGCCACTGGATACCTGGAAATGGCGCTGGCTGCTGGCTCCAGCCTGATTCAATCTGAGACATTAGCCGTTGAAGATGTCAAGGTTCAACGGGCGCTAGCGCTGTCGGACGATGAGACGCAGACGCTTCAGTGTGTTCTTAATGCCGAGGGCAATCAGAGCTATTCGTTCCAGGTGTTTAGCCTCAAAGAACTGAAGCAGACCGAACCTGTTTGGACGTTACATGCTTCTGGCAATGTGCGAGTCCCCCAGGAATTAGAAGTACCTCCCGTTGATTTGACGGCGCTGAAGGCAGCACATACTGAAACAATTGCGGCGGCGGCTCACTACCAGAAGTTTGCAGATCAGGGCATTGGCTACGGTGAAACCTTCCAGGGTGTGAAGCAGCTTTGGACGCAGCCTCAGCAGGTCTTAGGAGAAATTGAGCTACCCGCTTCTGTTGCCTCTGAAATCAAGCAATTCAAACTGCACCCGGCCCTCTTAGATTCCTGTCTCCAGGTCGTGGGTGCCCTCTTCTCCGGCGAGGACTCTGATGACACCTACGTTCCGGTCAGTTTGGCCGCTCTAGATCTTTATCGCGCGCCAGAGACGCATCTTTGGTGCCATGCCGAGCAGCTCCAGCGAGATGACCAAAGTTTGACTGCAACGCTGACGCTGTTGGACGATCACGGAAACGTGGTTGCTCGGATTCGAGATCTAGCGTTGCGACGAGCCAGCCGTGAGGCGTTGATGCGAAGTCTACAGCAGAATGTTGAAGACTGGCTATACGAGTATGCTTGGGAACCCCAAGAGGTCGGCGCAGGCGATGTAGCAAAGATCCCGAATAACTGGCTCATTTTTATGGATCAGGCACAGGTAGGGGAGAATCTTGCCACCTCACTACAGGACAAAGGCCATCATTGCAAGTTGATTGCCAGCGGGTCAGCCTACGGTCGGCAGGGTGATCGCTACACCGTCAATCCAGAAGCACCTGAGGACGTTCAGCAATTACTGAGTAATCTTGACCTGAAGCGAGAGGGGGGCTACGGCGTCGTTCACCTCGGAAGCCTTGATCAAGCGACTAAAGCGGTGAGCACATTGACGTTGCCTGAGATTCAAAAAACGCAGGTTAAAACCTGTGGCGGCGTTCTGCACCTTGTCCAGGCTCTCAGTCAGGCCAATGTTTCTGCTGGGGTTTGGCTCGTGACCGCTGGGGCACAAGCTGTGGGACAAGTTCCAGAATCTGTTCAGGTTCAGCAGTCTCCTTTATGGGGGCTAGGGCGCGTGATTGCTCTAGAACATCCCGAGCTGCACTGCAAGATGGTGGACCTTGATCCGTTTGCTGCGGCAAATAAGGCTGAGGCGTTGTTGGCTGAAGTGACAGGCGTTGATTTAGAGAAGCAAGTCGCCTATCGACAGGACGTTCGCTACACCGCCCGATTGGTCCGCCGGACTGAGCAGAAAAAGGCTGAGCAACCGTTCCAGCTCAAGCTCAAGGAATACGGGATTTTAGAGAATTTAACGCTAGAGCCGCTGCAGCGACCCACTCCTGGACCGGCTCAGGTGGAGGTCAAGGTCCAGGCAACGGGCTTGAACTTTAAAGATGTGCTCACGGTCTTGGGCAAGCTGCAGGATTACTTTAAGACTCTGGGGCTAGAAGACCCTGAGAATATGCCATTCGGTTATGAATGTGCAGGCACTGTAACCTCTGTGGGCGACGGCGTTACTGATTTTGCCGTGGGTGATGCAGTGATTGTTGCGATCGCAACCAACTGTCTCAGCAGCCACGTGATTGCTGACGCCCAGTTCGTGATTCCCAAACCTGTCGAACTAAGCTTTGAAGAAGCCGCGACAGTCCCCACCAACTATCTGACCGCCTACTATGGTCTGCACACCCTGGCTGAGATTAAAGCGGGCGATCGCATCCTCATCCATGCCGCAGCCGGTGGCGTCGGTCAAGCTGCCGTCCAACTCGCCCAAAGAGCTGGAGCTGAAGTATTTGCCACCGCTAGCCCGGGCAAGTGGGACTTTCTTAAATCGATGGGTGTTCAGCACGTCATGAACTCCCGCACGCTGGACTTTGCTGACGAAGTGCTGTCCTTGACTAACGGAGAGGGCGTCGATGTTGTCCTCAACAGCTTGGCAGGTGACTTCATGACCAAGACCTTTGACACCATCGGTCGCGGCGGTCGGTTCCTAGAGCTGGGCAAAATTGGCCTGTGGACGCAAGAGGAAGCCAAGGCACTGGGCAAAGACATCAACTATATGCCCTACGATCTCGGCGACGACATTGCCGTTCCGCAGCCCGCCCGCATCAAAGAGATGCTGACGGTCCTGATGGCCGCTTTCCAGGACGGCTCCCTGAGACCGCTGCCTTTCACGGCCTTTCCGATGCAGGACTATATCGGCGCGTTCCGATTTATGGCCCAGGCCAAGCACATTGGTAAGGTTGTGATTTCTCAGCCTCCTCAATCTCCAACAAAAACCGAGGTTGTTCGGGAAGATGCGACCTACTTAGTAACAGGTGGATTAGGCGCTTTAGGTTTAGAAATTGCCAAGTGGCTTTCAAAACAAGGGGCTAAGCATGTCGCTCTGACCGGACGCCGGGGCGCAAGTCCAACGGCCCAGGCTGTCATCGACCAGCTTCAGGAGGCGGGAACTCAAGTCCATGTGGTCGCGGCTGATGTTTCCAAAGCAGAAGCTGTGGAGCGGACCCTCAAAGAGATCGAACCGTATCCGGCGCTGCGTGGGATTATTCATGCGGCTGGGGTAATCGATGATGGATTGCTAGTTTCGCAGAGTTGCGATCGCATCCTCGAAGTAATGGAACCCAAAGTCAACGGAGCCTGGCATTTGCACAAGCTCACTCAGAAACACCCTCTAGACTTCATGGTGTTCTTCTCCTCCGTTGCCGCCCTCTTAGGTGCCCAAGGTCAAGGCAACTACGCCGCCGCCAACGCCTTCATGGATGCCCTCGCCCACTACCGCCAGTCCCTAGGCCTGCCTGGACTCAGCCTCAGCTGGGGTCCCTGGGCAGAGGTCGGCATGGCCGCCAGCATGAGCGAACAAGACCGCGCACGCTTATCCTCTCAAGGCATCAGCTCCATTCCCGTAGAACAGGGGCTTCAGGCTCTAGAGCAGATGATTGCCGAGTCCCGAAGCCATGTCGGTGTCTTGCCCGTTAACTGGTCCACCTTCATCCAGCGCTTTTCAGGAGAAGCCTATACAAGTCTGCTGTCTGAGCTAGCGAGCCCTATTTCCGCAGCAGCTAGCGCAGAAGGAAGCGACTCGATTCAGATCGATGAACTACTCCAGCAGCTAAAAACAGCATCAGAAGAAGAGAGTCTTTCGCTACTCCTGAAATACTTACAGGTTCAATCTGCTGAGGTTTTGGGATTACCGGCCTCTCGACGGCCCAAGTCGAAAGACTCTCTCAATCGCCTCGGCCTAGATTCCCTCATGGGTGTTGAGCTGAGGACCCGCCTCCAAAGTCAACTCCAAATTGACGTTGCCATGGAGCAGCTGATCGGCGGCAGTACATTGCAGGAGCTAACAGGGGAACTCTTACATAAGCTGAGAGTTGCCAATATCTTGCTGCCGGAATCCACCCCTTCCGAAGAGCTGGAAGAAGAAGAGATGGAGGAGTTTTTCATATGA
- a CDS encoding acyl carrier protein: MTAEEIKPKIYSVVLSILPNTTEDQIADDSDIFALGLDSVNAMNLIFQLQDEFGVQFDMGEINLDNFRTVANIEELLKSKQSA; encoded by the coding sequence ATGACTGCTGAAGAAATTAAGCCCAAGATTTACTCCGTTGTTCTATCTATTCTACCAAATACAACAGAGGATCAAATCGCAGACGATAGCGATATTTTTGCGCTCGGACTGGACTCAGTGAACGCGATGAATCTCATCTTTCAGCTACAGGATGAGTTTGGCGTTCAGTTTGATATGGGTGAGATCAACCTTGATAACTTTAGAACCGTTGCCAATATTGAAGAATTGCTGAAAAGCAAGCAAAGCGCTTAG
- a CDS encoding class I adenylate-forming enzyme family protein has product MLNQMLDKTASSYPDNDAVVCGESRLTYQALREIVLRLANGLGSLGISESDCIALVLPNCPEFLISFFAVSRLHAIALLLNPSFKESELNHYIEDSQTKLIITDAARAETCQALIDKSDRQIKLVVVGNNPPCGVAFEDVVRGASTEDPSTDSYEGAVLYQYTSGSTGKPKRVSRTQVNVFSQARSCVETLGVTMEDSIFCSVPMYHAYGFGECLLAATCSGAKLVILEPYSKDGVVSEIPFVFRRPRVLELIKTEKISILPSVPYVYSILASTPPDPTIDLSTLRLCISAGNFLAKDIFDKFLLRFGLPIRQLYGCTEAGSVAINMEASPEHRYDSVGQPMQDVEIKVMGDDGNEAQPGVTGELAIKSNTLTQGYHDAPEVNKEVFREGHYFTSDLGTKDKDGYIFITGRKKIFIDTGGHKVDPFEIENLLATHPNVKEVVVVGTKRPYAGEVIKAVVVAEGECEESSIISYCQDKLADFKTPRIVEFRDEIPKSALGKILRKDLI; this is encoded by the coding sequence ATGTTGAATCAAATGCTGGATAAAACGGCGAGCAGTTATCCAGATAATGATGCCGTTGTTTGCGGTGAATCAAGACTCACTTATCAAGCTCTTCGTGAGATAGTTCTTAGACTTGCGAATGGACTAGGTTCTCTGGGAATCAGCGAATCAGATTGTATCGCCTTGGTTTTACCGAATTGTCCCGAGTTCTTAATCAGCTTTTTCGCGGTCTCTCGCCTACATGCGATCGCATTGCTTTTAAACCCATCCTTCAAAGAAAGCGAACTCAACCATTACATTGAAGACAGCCAGACGAAGCTCATTATCACTGATGCAGCCCGTGCTGAGACTTGCCAAGCACTTATTGATAAAAGCGACCGACAGATAAAGCTAGTTGTGGTTGGGAACAACCCTCCCTGTGGTGTCGCATTCGAAGATGTCGTACGGGGTGCCTCCACCGAGGATCCATCAACTGATTCTTATGAGGGAGCCGTCTTATATCAATACACTTCTGGTTCCACCGGTAAACCGAAGAGAGTCAGCAGAACTCAGGTGAACGTTTTCTCCCAGGCGAGAAGCTGCGTTGAAACGCTAGGCGTCACCATGGAAGACAGTATTTTCTGTAGCGTGCCGATGTATCACGCCTACGGGTTTGGTGAATGCTTGCTAGCAGCAACTTGTTCAGGAGCCAAACTGGTGATTCTTGAACCCTATTCAAAGGATGGGGTCGTTTCTGAAATTCCTTTTGTTTTTCGTCGGCCTAGAGTGTTGGAGCTCATCAAAACAGAAAAGATCTCGATCTTGCCGAGTGTGCCTTACGTATACAGCATTTTGGCCTCTACGCCTCCCGATCCGACGATTGATCTATCCACTCTGCGGCTGTGTATCTCGGCAGGCAACTTCCTAGCAAAAGATATTTTTGACAAATTCTTGCTTCGATTTGGACTCCCCATTCGTCAGCTTTATGGCTGTACAGAGGCGGGATCAGTCGCAATTAATATGGAGGCATCTCCTGAGCATCGGTACGACTCTGTGGGTCAACCCATGCAAGATGTCGAGATCAAAGTTATGGGTGATGACGGTAACGAGGCGCAACCCGGCGTGACGGGTGAGCTGGCCATCAAGAGTAACACGCTAACCCAGGGATATCATGATGCCCCAGAGGTTAACAAAGAGGTCTTTCGAGAAGGTCATTATTTCACGTCAGACCTAGGGACTAAAGATAAAGACGGCTACATCTTCATAACGGGCCGCAAGAAAATCTTTATTGATACGGGTGGCCATAAGGTCGATCCCTTTGAAATTGAGAATCTCTTAGCGACACACCCCAATGTGAAAGAAGTTGTGGTCGTGGGGACTAAGCGCCCCTATGCAGGGGAGGTGATCAAAGCCGTAGTAGTTGCTGAGGGAGAATGTGAGGAGTCTAGCATCATCAGTTACTGCCAAGATAAGCTAGCTGACTTCAAGACTCCGAGGATTGTTGAGTTCAGAGATGAAATTCCTAAGAGCGCTCTGGGTAAAATATTACGTAAGGACTTGATCTAG